One Lytechinus variegatus isolate NC3 chromosome 14, Lvar_3.0, whole genome shotgun sequence genomic region harbors:
- the LOC121427533 gene encoding agrin-like has translation MQLLAFYTSVLVAVACFLAMGELRGVAGVQIRRNGKTCEEYPVEKREEIANVVLSGYIHRIMRKPRTIMYDCDIEIVRVFKGYEDLHSNVVPPMNGNTIQIGGFGDPAICDNAVSTGDTRILMLNKNGDGHLMLNSSVIRITLNNLVQAEAAVLGMFQSKGIYSGIYF, from the coding sequence ATGCAGCTTTTGGCGTTTTACACCTCAGTGCTGGTGGCGGTCGCTTGTTTCCTAGCGATGGGCGAGCTTCGGGGCGTCGCCGGGGTGCAGATCCGGCGAAACGGAAAAACCTGTGAGGAATACCCAGTGGAAAAACGTGAGGAAATCGCAAACGTCGTCCTCTCTGGCTACATCCACCGCATCATGAGGAAGCCTAGGACTATCATGTACGATTGCGACATCGAAATCGTCCGCGTGTTTAAGGGTTACGAAGATTTGCACTCGAATGTGGTCCCGCCGATGAATGGCAACACGATCCAAATCGGTGGCTTCGGCGACCCGGCGATCTGTGACAACGCCGTCTCGACAGGAGACACCCGAATCTTGATGTTGAATAAAAATGGTGATGGGCATCTGATGTTGAATTCTAGTGTCATCAGGATCACCCTCAACAACCTGGTCCAGGCTGAGGCTGCAGTATTAGGTATGTTTCAAAGCAAGGGAATTTATagtggaatatatttttaa